A portion of the Manihot esculenta cultivar AM560-2 chromosome 2, M.esculenta_v8, whole genome shotgun sequence genome contains these proteins:
- the LOC110609309 gene encoding uncharacterized protein LOC110609309, translating into MAMAHTSHFDTDHHLSRSSSDMSLSGEIGAHRDSSVSDCLSEVDLESGVLEGKLNLDDKTDRDCRICHLGFESNVLENGAAIELGCSCKGDLGAAHKKCAETWFKIKGNMICEICGFTAVNLAGEQANAGQSISAAVSLAPTAPLMLVETRTFWHSRRIMNFLLGCMVFAFVISWLFHFKVL; encoded by the exons ATGGCAATGGCACACACTTCCCATTTTGACACAGACCACCATTTGAGCCGTAGCAGCAGTGATATGTCATTATCTGGAGAGATTGGTGCCCACAGGGACTCTTCAGTTTCAGATTGCTTGTCAGAGGTAGATTTGGAGAGTGGCGTTCTGGAGGGGAAGCTGAATTTGGATGATAAAACTGATAGAGATTGCAGAATTTGCCATTTGGGTTTCGAGAGTAATGTGCTAGAGAATGGGGCAGCAATTGAGCTGGGGTGTTCCTGTAAGGGAGATTTGGGCGCAGCTCATAAGAAGTGTGCAGAGACTTGGTTCAAGATCAAGGGTAACAT GATATGCGAGATATGTGGTTTCACTGCAGTCAATCTTGCTGGTGAACAAGCAAATGCAGGACAGAGTATTTCAGCTGCTGTCTCATTAGCACCAACAGCACCTCTGATGCTGGTGGAAACTCGAACATTCTGGCATAGCCGACGCATTATGAATTTCTTGCTTGGCTGCATGGTCTTTGCATTTGTCATTTCTTGGCTCTTCCACTTTAAAGTCCTTTAA